One segment of Bacillus alkalisoli DNA contains the following:
- the prsW gene encoding glutamic-type intramembrane protease PrsW, whose product MVAIISAGIAPGFALLSYFYLKERFNSEAVPTLIRLFIFGSILVFPLMFIQYVLEFELAIKSAFIQSFFISALLEEFFKWFILIYLVYQHVKFEQRYDGIIYGVTISLGFATAENILYLFANGIEFALGRAILPVSSHALFGVIMGYYLGRAKFKTDKKKISFWLSLALVLPFLLHGTYDFILLSGKHWGFYMLPFMIFLWWLGLHKVKKAKKYSL is encoded by the coding sequence ATGGTAGCCATTATTTCAGCAGGAATAGCTCCTGGTTTCGCACTTTTATCTTATTTCTATTTAAAAGAACGATTTAACTCAGAAGCCGTTCCTACCTTAATTCGGTTGTTTATCTTCGGCTCTATACTTGTCTTTCCACTAATGTTTATTCAATATGTACTAGAATTTGAGTTGGCAATAAAATCAGCATTTATTCAATCTTTTTTTATTTCTGCACTTTTAGAAGAATTTTTTAAATGGTTTATATTAATTTACCTCGTATATCAACATGTGAAATTTGAACAAAGATATGATGGAATTATATACGGAGTTACCATTTCTTTAGGATTTGCAACGGCGGAAAACATTTTGTACTTGTTTGCTAATGGCATTGAATTTGCACTTGGGAGAGCGATTTTACCTGTATCAAGTCATGCGCTATTTGGTGTAATAATGGGCTATTATCTTGGGCGAGCAAAATTCAAAACCGATAAGAAAAAAATAAGTTTTTGGCTAAGTTTAGCTCTAGTTTTACCATTTTTATTACATGGTACATATGATTTTATACTTCTTTCAGGCAAACACTGGGGCTTTTATATGCTACCTTTCATGATATTTTTATGGTGGCTTGGTTTGCACAAAGTAAAAAAAGCAAAAAAATACTCACTATAA
- the sleB gene encoding spore cortex-lytic enzyme, with product MFLFCFSLFIINQPQVGAFSQQIIQRGATGDDVIELQSRLQYNGYYHGRIDGVYGWSTYWSVKNFQQEFGLDDVDGLVGPKTKDMLERATKFNKDWVHQNLKNGKRFTHYGGMPLEQQVAPVPETVEKAKKAAQTQWAKQKPKFQQPPDQQQQQPPDQQQQQPPDQQQQQPPDQQQQPPDQQQQQPPDQQQQQSPEQQQQPDQQQQQQPEQQPEQQPAQQEDDTEEADETPTAMNMPGGFSENDIQLMSNAVYGEARGEPFEGQVAVAAVIINRLNSPTFPNTVSGVIFEPLAFTAVADGQIWLTPNETARRAVLDAINGQDPSEGATYYFNPDTATSGWIWGRPQIKRIGKHIFCD from the coding sequence CTGTTCCTTTTTTGTTTTAGTTTGTTTATTATAAATCAACCACAAGTTGGGGCATTTTCACAACAAATTATTCAAAGGGGAGCTACAGGTGATGACGTTATTGAGTTGCAATCTCGCCTCCAATATAACGGCTATTACCACGGTAGAATTGATGGAGTTTATGGCTGGTCTACCTATTGGTCAGTTAAAAATTTCCAACAAGAATTTGGTTTAGATGATGTGGACGGATTGGTTGGTCCAAAAACGAAAGATATGTTAGAAAGAGCAACAAAATTCAATAAAGATTGGGTACATCAAAATTTAAAAAACGGAAAAAGGTTCACTCATTACGGTGGAATGCCATTAGAGCAACAAGTTGCACCGGTACCTGAAACTGTTGAAAAAGCTAAAAAAGCAGCACAAACACAATGGGCAAAACAAAAGCCTAAATTTCAACAACCGCCAGACCAACAACAGCAACAACCGCCAGACCAACAACAGCAACAACCGCCAGACCAACAACAGCAACAACCGCCAGACCAGCAACAGCAACCGCCAGACCAACAACAGCAACAACCGCCAGACCAGCAACAGCAACAATCGCCAGAACAGCAGCAACAGCCAGACCAACAACAGCAACAACAACCAGAACAACAACCAGAACAACAACCCGCTCAACAAGAAGATGATACAGAAGAAGCGGATGAAACACCGACTGCTATGAACATGCCGGGTGGTTTTTCTGAAAATGATATTCAATTAATGTCCAATGCTGTATATGGAGAAGCAAGAGGAGAGCCGTTTGAGGGTCAAGTTGCAGTTGCTGCAGTGATTATCAACAGATTAAATAGCCCTACTTTTCCTAATACAGTCTCAGGTGTCATATTTGAACCGTTAGCATTTACTGCAGTTGCGGATGGTCAGATTTGGTTAACACCGAACGAAACAGCAAGAAGAGCGGTGCTAGATGCAATTAATGGCCAAGATCCTTCAGAAGGTGCAACATACTATTTCAACCCAGATACTGCAACAAGTGGATGGATTTGGGGTCGACCACAAATAAAAAGAATCGGAAAACATATTTTCTGTGACTAA
- the ypeB gene encoding germination protein YpeB yields MLRLVIIAVLTVAVVGTGYWGYQEHQDKNAVLINAENNYQRAFHDLVYHLDLLQDNIGTTLAMSSRERLSPSLAEVWRITSEAQNDVGQLPLALIPFNKTEEFLSNIGTFSYKVAVRDLTNEPLSSDEYNTLEQLYSKAGEIQQELRKVQNLVIKNNLRWMDVELALSAQNQPQDNTIINGFKTVEKNVEGYEEADFGPTFTSLSNSDEGFKYLRGKKINENQAKEIAIKFLSLEGDEKIRVTESGEGANEGFYSVTIIDKDEKDTYMDITKKGGYPIYVIQNREIKKKNISLNDAANKAREFLKDNNFDSLDLYESMEYDNVGAFTFVSEVEGVRIYSDAIRMKISLDSGEIVGFSAKDYLMAHHTRDIPEPGISIEEARDSINEKVSIMENRLAVINNDFGEEVLCYEFMGTINDDTYQIFINADNGREESVEKLKNAEPLYDL; encoded by the coding sequence ATGTTAAGACTTGTAATAATCGCTGTGTTGACTGTAGCGGTTGTAGGTACAGGATATTGGGGATATCAAGAGCATCAAGATAAAAATGCTGTCCTCATCAATGCAGAAAACAATTATCAACGTGCGTTTCATGACTTAGTTTATCATTTAGATTTACTCCAAGATAATATCGGTACAACGCTTGCGATGAGCTCAAGAGAACGACTATCTCCATCACTAGCTGAAGTTTGGAGAATAACATCAGAAGCTCAAAACGATGTAGGACAACTTCCTCTTGCGTTAATACCATTTAACAAAACAGAAGAATTCTTATCCAATATCGGTACGTTTAGCTATAAAGTAGCTGTTCGTGATCTAACAAATGAACCGTTATCTAGTGATGAATACAATACGTTGGAACAATTGTATTCAAAAGCAGGAGAAATTCAACAAGAACTAAGAAAAGTCCAAAATTTAGTTATTAAAAATAACTTAAGATGGATGGATGTTGAACTTGCACTTTCTGCACAAAATCAACCTCAAGATAACACTATCATTAATGGCTTTAAAACAGTAGAGAAAAACGTAGAGGGATATGAAGAAGCAGATTTTGGTCCAACTTTTACATCCCTTTCTAACTCAGACGAAGGTTTTAAATATTTACGTGGAAAAAAAATTAATGAAAATCAAGCAAAAGAAATAGCGATAAAATTTTTAAGTCTTGAAGGAGATGAAAAAATTCGCGTAACAGAAAGTGGAGAAGGTGCAAACGAAGGTTTTTATAGTGTGACAATCATTGATAAAGATGAAAAAGATACGTATATGGATATAACAAAAAAAGGTGGCTATCCAATTTACGTCATACAAAACCGTGAAATTAAGAAAAAGAATATAAGCTTGAATGATGCTGCCAATAAAGCTCGCGAGTTTTTAAAAGACAATAACTTTGATAGCTTAGATTTATATGAATCAATGGAGTATGATAATGTCGGTGCTTTCACTTTCGTTTCGGAAGTAGAGGGTGTAAGAATATATTCAGATGCAATTCGTATGAAAATTAGTCTTGATAGTGGAGAAATTGTTGGTTTTTCTGCTAAAGACTACTTAATGGCACATCACACTCGTGACATTCCAGAGCCGGGTATTTCAATAGAAGAAGCAAGAGACTCCATTAATGAAAAAGTATCAATCATGGAAAATCGTTTAGCGGTAATCAATAATGACTTTGGTGAAGAAGTACTTTGTTACGAATTTATGGGAACAATAAATGACGACACCTATCAAATCTTTATAAACGCTGATAACGGCCGTGAAGAAAGCGTAGAAAAACTAAAAAACGCAGAACCTTTATATGATTTATAA